A stretch of DNA from Penaeus monodon isolate SGIC_2016 unplaced genomic scaffold, NSTDA_Pmon_1 PmonScaffold_3179, whole genome shotgun sequence:
CATGTTGGAGATGTTTAAGTGACGCTGCTGCCAGAACGAACCACTGCTGAGTACTGCTGAGTCGGCTTGCTGTCGACGGCCTTTTATACTTggattttctctccctccagACCTTCCCGCCCACTCTACAAGGTCGCCATTTTAGAAAATTTGAGGATTAAATTTATAAGTTCAGCTTTTATCATAGATATCACACGTAAAAAGTAACAGCTGTTGAGAATGCACATCTGACTGGCAAGCCATATGTAAATAATGTTGTGCACCCTGtagtaaaataagagaaatataaggAGGGGCCCACAGTCGCGGGTCGGTGTGCATTCGACGAAGGTCATGGACAGAAGCGCAGGAGCTATATAAAGGCCACAAACACTCCACGCACTCACAGTTCCCTCATAACTCCCAAAGGAACACTGCCTTAAGAGCACTTCAACATGCATTTGTGAGTTTTCTCTTCACGATCCTTTACTACGGAAGGAAGAGGACACGTATCATGAAAATATGAGTGAAAAATTCTAAAGGCGTTTCACATGGAGTTTCAAACAATACAGTACACCACTTTGAAGATACTTCATTCTTCAAGTTCTTTCTCTCCCCAGCTCCTTCATGACGGTGGCCCTGATGGTGACAGTGGTGGCGGCGGCTCCTGAGGCCCAGTACGGCTATCAGGCCCCTGTGAGTGACGCCTTTGTAAACGTTTGAATCTTTTTAATCGACATTTCCCGAATACACTTTCTGAAGTCAGAAAAGGAGCTAAATCTCCTGTGTTCTCGCCCCCAGAAATGCCAGCCCGAAATCCAGTACGTGACCCGGACGGAGACCGTGCCCGAGTACGTAACCACAACACAGTACCAGACTCAGACGCAGTACCAGACTCAGGTAAGCTCTCACGCTACTTCATGTTGTCTTAAAAGGTCCAATGCTAGTGCCTTTAATCTCCTAATAAAAGCTCGTGTCTAACCTTTATCTATTGCAAATGTAACATCACCCATTCCCGTTGCAGTACCAGCCGCGTTACGTCACCCAAACGCAGCAGGTGCCACAGTACGTCACTCAAACGCAGACGGTGCCCGAGTACATCACCCAGACGGTGCCTCAGTACGTCACCAG
This window harbors:
- the LOC119570566 gene encoding uncharacterized protein LOC119570566; translated protein: MHFSFMTVALMVTVVAAAPEAQYGYQAPKCQPEIQYVTRTETVPEYVTTTQYQTQTQYQTQYQPRYVTQTQQVPQYVTQTQTVPEYITQTVPQYVTRTQYQKQYVTVTKPCQSSGGYSGYRG